TGCGGATGGCGAGACTCGAACTCGCAAGGCGTAAGCCACACGCCCCTCAAACGTGCGTGTCTACCAGTTCCACCACATCCGCTTGATTTTAGCTTAACCATTATAGCACAGAAAAAAAATAATCTGCAAGCAAATTTTAAAAATTACTGCCGCACAAGCTTCGCGCCACCTGAGTTAGTACGGATAAACCTTTTAGGGAACCTTGAATCAAATGGAAGGCCGGGAGAGGACGGATTAACATTTGTCGAGCTAGGGGCAATGGTAGCAGCTGACCTTGATTATCAATTGCCGGGGCTAAATCGGGTAAGTCCTGTGTCACCTCGTCGCTAATCACGCGCACAATTGCCACTTTTTGCCCGCGTAAAGCCGCTAAAATCCTTGCTCCTTCCATATCTACCACTTCATAGCCACCCTGTCCTAAACGTCGTTTTTCCTCGGACTGGCTAATCAGGCGATCGCTGGTTAAACCTTTAACGAGACTATATCCGGTTAATTGGGCGATTTCTGCGGTTATTTCTGGTTCGCACTGCCAATAACTCCCCTTTTCTGCGCCACAACCTTGATAGATTACCCCATCTCCGACTCGATAGCGATCGCTGAGACTGCCCGCTAATCCCATCAGCACAATTTTTCCTGTAAACTTATTAAGAAATTCTAGAGATTGCCTAGAGACTGGGGAACTGTCGAGGAATTCTGGAGCGCCAAGGTTAATCGGGATAATTTGCGGGGCTAAATCGCCTATTTTCCTTAATCCTCGACGGATTGAGCTATGCTCGGCCCCCCGGGGAACGAGAATAATATCTTCAGGTGTGAGCATGAAATTTTTGAGAAAGTTTCCTAATTAGTCCATTGAGATGTTATAAACAATAATAGTGAACTAATTAGGAATAATTCTTAAGTAAATAGCCCTGCCACTGACTGGGCAATTGTCTTTCCCACCATGAAAAAGTCTGTAATTCTGCGTTTATCCGAGGTTAACAAGCGTTTTCCCGCTTCTCCTACTCTAGCTGTCGATAATATCAGTTTTAGTTTAACAGAGGGCGAAATTCTCGGATTATTGGGTCCGTCGGGCTGCGGTAAAACCACTCTACTGCGGATGATTGCGGGATTTGAAAAACCATCTCAAGGAGTGATTGAATTGGGAGGGCGAATAGTTGCCGACGAAAAAACCTTTATTCCTCCGGAAAAACGCAATACGGGCATGGTTTTTCAGGATTACGCTCTTTTTCCCCATTTAACCATCGCTGACAATATCGCCTTTGGGTTAAAAAATTCTGGGGAGAAATTATCGAGCAGAGCTATTAACGCGAGGGTGGCGGAAACTTTGGATTTAGTCGGACTGCAAGGACTAGAAAAACGTTATCCCCATCAGCTATCGGGAGGACAACAGCAAAGAGTCGCCCTCGCCCGCGCTTTAGCCCCAAAACCCTCTTTAATCCTCTTAGATGAACCTTTAAGTAATCTCGATGTGCAGGTACGGCAACGCTTACGGCACGAGATCCGTCATATCCTGAAAGCGACTGGTATCTCGGCCATTTTTGTCACCCACGACCGGGAGGAAGCAATGGTGATCAGTGACACAATTGCGGTCATTTGTCAAGGAAAATTAGAACAAATTAACAATCCCGAAGCAATTTATAGTCATCCGGCCTCGCGATTCGTGGCCGAGTTTGTCACCCAAGCTAACTTTCTCCCCGCTAGACGGAAGGGTGGACAATGGCAAACCGAGATAGGAGTCTGGGAAATTGCCGATGGTCAAGATTTGGACAAAGGGGAATTGATGTTGAGAGAGGAAGATGTCAAAATTAACCCGGATGAGACGGGAAATCTGGTTATTTGCGATCGCCAATTTTTGGGGCGGGAATACCGTTATTGTCTGCTAACGGCCACCGGCAGCCAAATCCACGCTAGAACAACGATTAACACCCAATTAGACATCGGTACAAAGGTAAAACTATCAATTATTCCCGATAGCGTCCGTGTATTTGCCGACTGATAACTGATACTAAATCCTGTTTAAGGGGTGTGGGGTGTGGGGAAGGAAACCTCTTTCATCTGTGGGGGTGAAAATTTTTTCATCGGGACTGACTCCTGAATTCCGATCGGTCTCTCCAGCTAATATTGATATCGATCGCGATTTAGGACTAGGGTGGCATTTTTAGCGACAAAATCAATAATTTTTTTGGCCACATCCACACCGGTGGCCGCTTCTATTCCTTCTAAACCGGGAGAGGAATTCACCTCGATAACCACAGGCCCGTGATTGGACCGTAATAAGTCCACACCGGCAACCCGTAAACCCATAGCTTTAGTGGCCCGTATGGCCGTACTGCGTTCCTCTGGGGTTAATTTTATCTTTTCTGCTTTGCCACCCCGGTGAAGATTAGAACGAAAATCCCCCTCGGCCCCCTGTCGTTTCATCGAGGCTACCACTTTTCCATCGATGACAAAACAGCGCAGATCCGCCCCACTGGCCTCTTTAATATACTCTTGTACTAGAATATTAGCCTCTAATTGCCGAAAAGCTTCAATAACTGACTTGGCTGCTTGGTCTGTTTCCGCTAAGACTACCCCAATACCTTGGGTTCCTTCTAATAATTTAATCACCAGAGGGGTGCCGCCGACGGTTTCGATTAAACCATCGATATCTTCAATTGCGTGAGCAATTCCCGTCACCGGTAAACCTATCCCTTCCCGAGCGAGGATTTGCAGACAACGCAATTTATCCCGCGACCGGGAAATTGCTTGCGAGTCGTTGGCAGTAAAAACATTCATCACCTCGAATTGTCGGACGACTGCGGTTCCATAGAAGGTTTTTGAGGCGCCAATGCGGGGAATAATTGCGTCGAAACTCTCCAAGGGTTGACCGTTATAGACCACCGTGGGTTTATGGGAGGTGATGTTCATGTAACAGCGCAAATAATTGATCACTCGTACCTCATGGCCTTGAGCTTCTCCCGCTTCTTTCAGTCGCTTGGTCGAATAAAGAGAAGCGTCTTGGGATAAAATAGCGATTTTCATAAATTTTCGCTTAAATATTGCTTTTAAAACTGAATAGCTCTCTATTCTCCCCTATTGGCTTGTTTGGCCGGTAACTCATAAAATTTCTGCTCTCGATCGAAGTCCATCGATTATTATGGCACTGACAGTTCCCCTTGAACAGTTAGGTTAGGTGAAAAGTAAAAAAGATCAAGCTTAAGACTAGATTTGTTTTTGTCGTCAGGCTAAGTTTAAGTAGCTGGTTATAATTAAATTAAAAATGGATTTTGCCTTTAATCCCCCCTTAATAAGGTAGGGTTGATTCATGAATCAACCTTACCCTTGATAACGGGGGTGTCTGATAATTTTTAACGCCTACCTACTTATGACTTTACTAGCGAAATCTTTAGAGGAACTGACCGACTGGGTAAAAGACCAGGGACAACCCGCTTATCGGGGGAAACAATTACACCAATGGCTATACGAAAAAGGGGTACATTCTTTGGCGGATATTTCCGTATTCCCCCAAGAATGGCGCAGCAAGCTGGCAGACTATCCTATTGGTCGTTCCCTTATACATTATCGCAGTGTAGCACCCGATCGCACTCGTAAATATCTGCTAAAACTGGCGGATGGTTTAATTATCGAAGCGGTGGGAATTCCTAGTGAAAAAAGATTGACGGTCTGTGTTTCTTCGCAAGTGGGTTGCCCGATGGCCTGTGATTTTTGTGCCACGGGAAAAGGGGGTTTTACTCGTAATTTAAAAGCTCATGAAATCGTTGACCAAGTGTTAACAGTACAGGAGGATTTTCAGCAGCGAGTTAGTCATGTGGTATTTATGGGGATGGGGGAACCTTTATTAAATATCCCCGAAGTAGTTACGGCGATTCATTCCCTTAATAAAGATGTGGGTATCGGTCAGCGTTGTTTAACGATTTCTACCGTGGGATTGCCCCATAAAATCAAGCAACTAGCGGAACATAATTTGCAAATAACTTTTGCTGTTAGTCTCCATGCTTCTAATCAACAAGTTCGAGCTAAATTAATCCCCAGTGCCGACCATTATCCCCTAAGTAATCTGATCCAAGACTGTCAGGAATACGTTCAAATCACGGGACGAAGGGTGACATTTGAATACATTCTTTTAGCGGGAGTGAATGATTTACCCGAACACGCAAGGGAATTAGTCAAACTGGTGAAAGGGTTTCAGTCTCACGTCAATTTAATCCCCTATAATCCCATTCAAGAGGTGGATTATCAACGGCCTGATGAAAAGAGAATTAAGGCTTTTAAAACTATTTTAGAACAGGAAAAAGTCGCCGTTACTGTCCGTTATTCGAGAGGTTTAGCGACCGATGCGGCCTGTGGACAATTGCGATCGAGCGTCATGGTACAATGAACGGCCGTAAATCGGCCATTAACTAGATTGCTAGTCTCCCCGCTAGGCTAAACTAGAGAACTATAACATCAATGTAGGAGCCATTTC
This portion of the Microcystis aeruginosa NIES-2549 genome encodes:
- the rimK gene encoding 30S ribosomal protein S6--L-glutamate ligase → MKIAILSQDASLYSTKRLKEAGEAQGHEVRVINYLRCYMNITSHKPTVVYNGQPLESFDAIIPRIGASKTFYGTAVVRQFEVMNVFTANDSQAISRSRDKLRCLQILAREGIGLPVTGIAHAIEDIDGLIETVGGTPLVIKLLEGTQGIGVVLAETDQAAKSVIEAFRQLEANILVQEYIKEASGADLRCFVIDGKVVASMKRQGAEGDFRSNLHRGGKAEKIKLTPEERSTAIRATKAMGLRVAGVDLLRSNHGPVVIEVNSSPGLEGIEAATGVDVAKKIIDFVAKNATLVLNRDRYQY
- the rlmN gene encoding 23S rRNA (adenine(2503)-C(2))-methyltransferase RlmN; translation: MTLLAKSLEELTDWVKDQGQPAYRGKQLHQWLYEKGVHSLADISVFPQEWRSKLADYPIGRSLIHYRSVAPDRTRKYLLKLADGLIIEAVGIPSEKRLTVCVSSQVGCPMACDFCATGKGGFTRNLKAHEIVDQVLTVQEDFQQRVSHVVFMGMGEPLLNIPEVVTAIHSLNKDVGIGQRCLTISTVGLPHKIKQLAEHNLQITFAVSLHASNQQVRAKLIPSADHYPLSNLIQDCQEYVQITGRRVTFEYILLAGVNDLPEHARELVKLVKGFQSHVNLIPYNPIQEVDYQRPDEKRIKAFKTILEQEKVAVTVRYSRGLATDAACGQLRSSVMVQ
- a CDS encoding ABC transporter ATP-binding protein codes for the protein MKKSVILRLSEVNKRFPASPTLAVDNISFSLTEGEILGLLGPSGCGKTTLLRMIAGFEKPSQGVIELGGRIVADEKTFIPPEKRNTGMVFQDYALFPHLTIADNIAFGLKNSGEKLSSRAINARVAETLDLVGLQGLEKRYPHQLSGGQQQRVALARALAPKPSLILLDEPLSNLDVQVRQRLRHEIRHILKATGISAIFVTHDREEAMVISDTIAVICQGKLEQINNPEAIYSHPASRFVAEFVTQANFLPARRKGGQWQTEIGVWEIADGQDLDKGELMLREEDVKINPDETGNLVICDRQFLGREYRYCLLTATGSQIHARTTINTQLDIGTKVKLSIIPDSVRVFAD